One Sediminicola sp. YIK13 DNA segment encodes these proteins:
- the cls gene encoding cardiolipin synthase has product MYAFIKEHLWQILLGINYLLVIFFSIFIVLKNSHPIRTLSYLFALAALPFLGLLVYYFFGQDYRKHKIFEKKSVIDSAKLKEWRESFAFTYRENKEFEEEFGEGVFKIYKLLQNNEKAVVTFNNKADILINGEQKFKLLLKDLKAAESHIHMEYFIIVDDELGKQILDILCEKAKQGVEIRLIYDDVGSDISAKIKRRLKESGVEHHAFMPVIFTRFTSKFNYRDHRKIVVVDGKVGYVGGINLEKKYDNSFKNKVFWRDTHLRLEGDAVGSLQSTFLLNWDFVSDSKIDFKKLIPKPLKEAKSTTAVQIVSSGPDTDWASIMEALFSAINSANEYIYITSPYLIPNAEILAALTTASRSGVEVKFIIPKDSDSWAAKYATDSYIEQFLDSGIEVYRYTKGFVHAKTIVIDDNISSIGTANLDYRSFSINFEINAMLYDTKISSKMKRIFIEDLKDCEIIDIERWKNRPLSKKLKESFNRLWAPLL; this is encoded by the coding sequence ATGTATGCTTTTATAAAGGAACACCTCTGGCAGATTTTATTGGGAATCAATTATTTACTGGTCATTTTTTTCTCAATATTTATTGTTTTAAAGAATAGCCACCCTATACGGACCCTTTCTTATTTGTTTGCCTTGGCGGCCTTGCCCTTTCTTGGGCTATTGGTTTATTATTTTTTTGGACAGGATTATAGGAAGCATAAGATTTTCGAAAAGAAATCGGTAATCGACAGCGCTAAACTTAAGGAATGGCGGGAGTCTTTTGCGTTCACCTATAGAGAAAATAAGGAATTTGAAGAGGAGTTTGGGGAAGGAGTCTTTAAAATTTATAAGCTTCTCCAAAATAATGAGAAAGCGGTGGTCACCTTCAACAATAAGGCCGACATATTAATCAACGGGGAACAAAAATTCAAATTACTTTTAAAAGACTTAAAGGCTGCCGAATCCCATATCCATATGGAATATTTCATCATAGTGGACGATGAACTCGGAAAGCAAATATTGGATATCCTATGTGAAAAGGCAAAACAAGGGGTGGAGATCAGGCTTATTTATGATGATGTGGGCAGTGATATATCAGCCAAAATAAAACGTAGATTAAAGGAGAGTGGGGTGGAACACCATGCTTTTATGCCGGTAATATTTACCAGGTTCACCAGTAAATTTAATTATAGGGATCACAGAAAAATAGTGGTTGTAGACGGTAAGGTGGGTTATGTAGGCGGAATTAACCTAGAGAAAAAATATGACAACTCCTTCAAAAACAAGGTTTTTTGGCGAGATACCCATCTAAGGTTAGAGGGAGATGCTGTTGGCTCACTACAATCCACATTTCTTTTAAATTGGGATTTTGTCTCCGATTCTAAGATTGATTTTAAAAAGTTGATCCCAAAACCCTTAAAAGAAGCAAAAAGCACTACTGCTGTACAAATTGTATCCAGTGGTCCCGACACGGATTGGGCCAGTATCATGGAAGCATTGTTTTCAGCCATCAATTCTGCCAATGAATATATTTATATTACCTCCCCTTATTTGATCCCAAATGCCGAAATATTGGCGGCATTGACGACAGCTTCCAGAAGTGGAGTGGAAGTGAAATTTATCATTCCCAAGGATTCTGATTCATGGGCGGCAAAATATGCCACAGATTCATACATAGAGCAGTTTTTGGACTCGGGGATTGAGGTATACCGCTATACCAAAGGTTTTGTGCATGCCAAAACAATTGTTATAGACGACAACATTAGCAGTATAGGAACCGCCAATCTAGATTATAGAAGCTTTTCAATCAACTTTGAGATTAATGCAATGCTCTACGACACCAAAATATCATCTAAAATGAAAAGGATATTCATTGAGGATTTAAAGGACTGTGAAATTATAGATATAGAACGATGGAAAAACAGACCCCTTAGCAAGAAACTCAAGGAGTCTTTTAATAGGCTGTGGGCCCCATTGCTCTAA
- a CDS encoding lytic transglycosylase domain-containing protein — MKLLKNGLMLVGMLCVISSLIFAVQNTLGSSSNGPNDQESNEGDGASSYRYKVRAIDIPADLNFADESVPVDDPEVMERIDREFLVNTYWQSNALLLMKRANKYFPIIEPILKKNGIPDDFKYLAVAESGLQNLISPAGATGFWQIMKGTGKDFGLEINDNVDERYHLEKSTEVACRYLKSSKEKFGSWTLAAASYNAGPYGIKKYQGVQQVDAYYDLLLGEETGRYVFRILAIKEILSNPEKYGFEIGKEDLYTSVPTFTVEVDTPVANFADFAQDYEINYKILKRHNPWLREAHLNNGSKKKYVIEIPNKGYYKVSK, encoded by the coding sequence ATGAAATTACTTAAAAACGGATTGATGTTGGTTGGAATGCTTTGTGTTATAAGCAGCTTGATATTTGCGGTCCAAAACACTTTGGGCAGTTCCTCAAATGGTCCAAACGACCAGGAGTCCAACGAAGGAGACGGCGCCAGTTCTTATAGATATAAAGTTAGGGCCATTGATATTCCAGCGGACTTAAATTTTGCCGATGAAAGCGTTCCCGTGGATGATCCGGAGGTAATGGAGCGCATTGATAGGGAGTTCTTGGTAAACACATATTGGCAATCCAATGCCCTGTTACTTATGAAAAGGGCCAACAAATACTTTCCCATAATAGAGCCAATTTTAAAGAAAAACGGGATTCCTGATGATTTTAAATATTTGGCAGTCGCGGAAAGCGGATTACAAAATTTGATCTCGCCTGCAGGTGCTACGGGGTTTTGGCAAATAATGAAGGGTACGGGAAAGGATTTTGGATTGGAGATCAATGATAATGTGGATGAGCGTTATCATTTGGAAAAATCAACCGAAGTGGCCTGTAGATATTTGAAAAGTTCGAAGGAGAAATTTGGAAGTTGGACCCTTGCTGCTGCTTCCTATAATGCGGGACCTTATGGTATTAAAAAATATCAAGGGGTACAACAAGTAGATGCCTATTACGATCTTTTATTAGGGGAAGAAACTGGCCGCTATGTATTTAGAATTTTGGCTATTAAGGAAATATTGTCCAATCCAGAAAAATATGGCTTTGAAATAGGGAAGGAAGATTTATATACGTCGGTGCCAACCTTTACTGTTGAAGTTGATACTCCTGTTGCCAATTTCGCTGATTTTGCACAAGACTACGAAATCAATTATAAGATTCTTAAGAGACACAACCCTTGGTTAAGGGAGGCCCATTTAAATAATGGTTCCAAAAAGAAATACGTAATAGAAATTCCTAACAAAGGTTATTATAAGGTTTCCAAATAA
- a CDS encoding alpha/beta fold hydrolase encodes MIHVYFMPGMAANSSIFNQINLPSDTFEQHVLDWFVPDKGMSLSEYAKAMCTRIEHNDVVLVGVSFGGMLVQEMAKHISVRKVIVVSSVKRTAELPKRMVFAKYTGIHKLLPTGLVNNVELLAKYAFGETVTKRLELYEQYLSVRDKYYIDWSIDQIVNWKQNECPPNVVHIHGEKDNVFPIHHIKDCIPVKNGTHTMIIHRYRWFNEHLPKIILENGRSI; translated from the coding sequence ATGATCCATGTATATTTTATGCCAGGGATGGCAGCTAATTCCTCTATTTTCAATCAGATCAATTTACCCTCCGATACTTTTGAACAACATGTGTTGGACTGGTTTGTTCCGGATAAGGGCATGAGCCTGTCGGAATACGCTAAAGCAATGTGTACTAGGATCGAGCATAATGATGTTGTTTTGGTTGGCGTTTCATTTGGAGGAATGTTGGTACAGGAAATGGCTAAGCATATTTCGGTAAGAAAGGTCATTGTAGTATCCAGCGTTAAGCGAACAGCAGAACTTCCAAAGCGCATGGTGTTTGCCAAATACACCGGAATACATAAATTGTTGCCTACGGGTTTGGTGAACAATGTTGAACTGTTGGCAAAATATGCCTTTGGAGAAACCGTGACAAAAAGATTGGAATTATATGAGCAGTACCTCTCCGTTAGGGACAAGTACTACATAGATTGGTCCATAGACCAAATTGTAAATTGGAAGCAAAATGAATGTCCCCCAAATGTGGTACATATTCACGGAGAAAAGGATAACGTCTTCCCTATTCATCACATTAAAGATTGCATTCCTGTTAAAAATGGAACGCACACCATGATCATTCATAGATATAGGTGGTTTAATGAGCACTTACCTAAAATTATTTTAGAAAATGGACGTTCTATTTAA
- a CDS encoding GNAT family N-acetyltransferase, with the protein MNEVLIKDNSFLRQFETTIDGKLAKIEYSSQERKVFLTKLVIPEEITKEGFKEDFIKAVLNNIQENNLRVVPTSPEIAGFLRKNRQYKEMLPVGIRI; encoded by the coding sequence ATGAATGAAGTATTAATTAAGGACAATAGCTTCTTGCGCCAATTTGAAACTACAATTGACGGCAAATTAGCTAAAATTGAGTATTCTTCACAAGAGCGTAAAGTTTTTTTGACAAAATTGGTAATCCCAGAGGAGATTACGAAAGAGGGTTTTAAGGAAGATTTTATTAAAGCTGTTTTGAACAACATCCAAGAGAATAACTTAAGGGTGGTCCCCACAAGTCCGGAAATCGCAGGATTTTTAAGAAAAAACAGGCAGTATAAAGAAATGCTACCCGTTGGAATTCGGATTTAA
- the mtaB gene encoding tRNA (N(6)-L-threonylcarbamoyladenosine(37)-C(2))-methylthiotransferase MtaB, with protein MKKKVAFYTLGCKLNFSETSTIARGFEDEGFQRVDFSEMADMYVINTCSVTENADKRFKNIVKQAQKVNPDAFVAAIGCYAQLKPEQLAAVDGVDLVLGATEKFKITDYINDLSKNDFGEIHSCEIEDADFYVGSYAIGDRTRAFLKVQDGCDYKCTYCTIPLARGISRSDTLQNVLDNAAEISAQGIKEIVLTGVNIGDYGKGEFGNKKHEHTFLDLVKALDTVEGIHRLRISSIEPNLLKNETIDFVSKSNTFVPHFHIPLQSGSDAILKLMRRRYLTNLYIDRVAQIRRTMPDACIGVDVIVGFPGETNEHFLETYHFLNELDISYLHVFTYSERDNTVAAEMEGVVPKNVRNKRSKMLRGLSVKKRRAFYESQIGTHRTVLFEGENKEGYIHGFTENYVKVRTPWDPALVNTLCDIRLTEIDEEGMVRFEFVASEVSL; from the coding sequence ATGAAAAAGAAAGTAGCATTTTATACGTTGGGTTGTAAACTTAACTTTTCAGAGACATCAACCATTGCCAGGGGTTTTGAAGATGAGGGCTTCCAGCGCGTAGACTTTTCTGAAATGGCCGATATGTACGTGATCAATACGTGTTCGGTAACAGAAAATGCTGACAAACGGTTCAAGAATATTGTAAAACAGGCACAGAAGGTAAATCCGGATGCCTTTGTGGCGGCTATTGGTTGCTATGCACAATTGAAACCAGAACAGCTTGCTGCAGTAGATGGTGTTGATCTGGTCTTAGGGGCTACTGAAAAATTCAAGATTACAGATTATATCAACGACCTTTCTAAAAATGATTTTGGAGAAATACATTCTTGTGAAATAGAGGATGCAGATTTTTATGTAGGGAGTTATGCCATTGGCGATAGGACCAGGGCATTTTTAAAGGTGCAGGACGGCTGTGATTATAAATGTACCTATTGTACCATCCCTTTGGCACGGGGTATTTCAAGAAGTGACACCCTGCAAAATGTATTGGATAATGCGGCAGAAATTTCCGCTCAGGGTATCAAGGAAATTGTTCTTACGGGAGTTAATATTGGGGATTATGGAAAAGGTGAATTTGGTAATAAAAAGCACGAGCATACGTTTTTAGATCTAGTAAAAGCCTTGGATACCGTAGAAGGGATCCATAGGTTACGGATTTCATCTATTGAGCCAAATCTGCTCAAAAATGAAACCATAGATTTTGTTTCCAAGAGCAATACATTTGTTCCCCATTTTCATATTCCATTGCAAAGTGGTAGTGATGCCATTTTGAAATTGATGAGAAGAAGATACCTCACCAATCTTTATATAGATCGTGTCGCCCAAATAAGAAGAACAATGCCCGATGCATGTATTGGGGTTGATGTTATTGTAGGATTTCCTGGAGAGACCAACGAGCACTTTTTGGAAACCTATCATTTTCTAAATGAATTGGACATTTCTTACCTGCACGTATTCACGTATTCTGAAAGGGATAATACCGTTGCCGCGGAAATGGAGGGAGTTGTTCCTAAAAATGTTCGCAACAAACGCAGTAAAATGCTCAGGGGCCTATCCGTTAAAAAGAGACGCGCTTTTTATGAGAGCCAAATTGGAACCCATAGAACGGTTTTGTTCGAAGGGGAGAACAAGGAAGGTTATATACATGGATTTACAGAGAACTATGTTAAAGTAAGAACACCCTGGGATCCTGCTTTGGTGAATACCCTGTGTGATATACGCCTTACTGAAATTGATGAAGAAGGGATGGTGCGTTTTGAGTTTGTAGCATCGGAAGTAAGTTTATAA
- a CDS encoding GlmU family protein, producing MNYILFDGTVRNALLPFTFTRPVAEIRIGILTIREKWEKFLGFTTTTITEEYLSEKYPMVELEENILINASFLPNEVLVEMVKNLKPNEAIFQKEEIIAFYALESQEDPDFSKYTAIEYEGDILRIEHTWDIFSKNGKAMEADFKILTEGRKSAPISKTNTVFNPKNIFLEEGAKVECSILNANDGPIYIGKDAEVMEGCIIRGGFALGEHAVVKMGAKIYGPTTAGPHCRIGGEVNNSVLFSYSNKGHDGFLGNAVLGEWCNIGADSNNSNLKNNYEPVRLWSYETEGFAKTGLQFCGLMMGDHSKCGINTMFNTGTVIGVSANIFGSGFPRNFVPSYSWGGASGFTTYLPKKAFETARIMMERRGVEFNEIEADILNHVFEETKKWRKD from the coding sequence ATGAATTACATTCTTTTCGACGGTACGGTACGAAATGCCTTGTTGCCGTTTACCTTTACAAGGCCAGTAGCAGAAATTAGGATCGGGATTTTGACCATAAGGGAAAAATGGGAGAAATTCTTGGGCTTCACCACTACAACCATCACCGAAGAGTACCTGTCCGAAAAGTATCCCATGGTGGAACTTGAAGAAAATATTTTAATTAATGCTTCCTTTTTACCCAACGAAGTGTTGGTGGAAATGGTTAAAAACCTAAAGCCAAACGAGGCTATCTTTCAAAAGGAGGAAATTATCGCTTTTTACGCCCTGGAATCACAGGAAGATCCTGATTTTTCTAAATACACAGCAATAGAATACGAAGGCGACATTTTGAGAATAGAACATACCTGGGATATATTTTCCAAAAATGGAAAAGCCATGGAAGCCGATTTCAAAATATTGACCGAAGGCAGAAAAAGTGCTCCTATCTCCAAAACAAACACTGTATTTAATCCAAAGAACATATTCTTGGAAGAAGGTGCCAAGGTAGAGTGCAGCATACTTAATGCCAATGATGGACCAATTTATATTGGAAAGGATGCGGAGGTTATGGAAGGCTGTATCATCAGGGGTGGTTTTGCCCTTGGAGAACATGCAGTTGTTAAAATGGGTGCCAAGATATATGGTCCTACTACGGCCGGACCACATTGTCGCATCGGAGGAGAGGTGAACAATTCCGTTCTTTTTTCCTATTCCAACAAGGGGCATGACGGGTTTCTCGGAAATGCCGTTTTGGGAGAATGGTGCAATATTGGAGCTGACTCCAATAATTCAAATTTGAAAAATAATTATGAGCCCGTGCGCTTGTGGAGTTATGAGACAGAGGGATTTGCAAAAACCGGACTTCAATTTTGCGGTTTAATGATGGGAGACCACAGTAAGTGCGGTATCAATACCATGTTCAACACAGGAACCGTGATCGGAGTAAGTGCAAATATTTTTGGATCGGGATTTCCGAGAAATTTTGTCCCTAGCTACAGTTGGGGAGGTGCTTCCGGTTTTACGACCTATCTGCCCAAAAAAGCCTTTGAGACCGCCAGAATAATGATGGAAAGAAGGGGAGTTGAATTCAATGAAATAGAGGCCGATATTTTAAATCACGTTTTTGAGGAGACAAAGAAATGGCGTAAGGATTAA
- a CDS encoding type B 50S ribosomal protein L31 produces the protein MKKGIHPENYRLVAFKDMSNEDVFLTKSTAETKETLEVDGVEYPVVKMEISRTSHPFYTGKAKLVDTAGRIDKFKNKYKKFSKE, from the coding sequence ATGAAGAAAGGAATACACCCAGAGAATTATAGATTAGTAGCTTTTAAGGATATGTCTAACGAAGACGTGTTTCTAACTAAATCTACAGCAGAGACCAAAGAAACTTTAGAAGTTGATGGTGTTGAATATCCAGTAGTGAAAATGGAAATTTCAAGAACATCACATCCATTTTATACCGGAAAGGCTAAATTGGTGGATACTGCTGGTCGTATTGACAAGTTCAAAAACAAATACAAGAAGTTCAGCAAAGAGTAA
- a CDS encoding DUF4199 domain-containing protein, translating to MENNKPNTGKFALNYGALLGGISVVFALMLYSMDMHYQGGGMVIGVTVILSLAVIVLGMIQFKKANNGFMSFGQGLKVGVGISLVAGVIGIIMNQIMQGVIDPEMMDKAIEFQKGTMIEAGMTSDQIDAQLKMGESFRTPLMQILFGLLFSIVFGFIYSLIPALILKKTETNQ from the coding sequence ATGGAAAATAACAAACCGAACACAGGGAAATTTGCTTTGAATTACGGAGCCTTATTAGGAGGTATTAGTGTGGTCTTCGCTTTAATGCTTTATTCCATGGATATGCATTACCAAGGCGGGGGCATGGTCATAGGGGTTACCGTTATTCTCTCCCTGGCCGTAATTGTCCTGGGAATGATACAGTTTAAAAAGGCAAACAACGGGTTTATGTCCTTTGGGCAAGGACTAAAAGTCGGTGTTGGCATTAGCTTGGTCGCAGGTGTTATAGGTATCATTATGAATCAAATAATGCAAGGGGTCATAGATCCAGAAATGATGGACAAAGCCATCGAATTCCAAAAGGGCACCATGATTGAGGCCGGAATGACCAGTGATCAGATCGATGCCCAACTTAAAATGGGTGAATCATTCAGAACTCCCCTGATGCAAATTCTGTTCGGGTTATTGTTCAGCATCGTATTTGGATTTATATATTCATTAATTCCCGCATTAATTCTAAAAAAGACAGAAACTAATCAGTAA
- a CDS encoding glycosyltransferase family 2 protein has protein sequence MNISIVIPLLNEEESLKELHDWIVQVMQSNHFLYEILFIDDGSTDTSWNVISELSRTNPCVKGIRFLKNFGKSQALHAGFKAAKGDVIITMDADLQDNPEEISELYKLIKEENYDLVSGWKKKRYDSILSKNLPSKLFNWAARRTSGVKLHDFNCGLKAYKKEVVKNIEVSGEMHRYIPVLAKSAGFSRIGEKIVQHQARKYGKTKFGMERFINGFLDLITIWFVSKFGKRPMHLFGALGVMMFIIGLGFATYLGIDKLFIHPTGRLIAERPQFFIALTAMIIGTQLFLAGFLGEIMVRNRKNETRYTISEELNLIKD, from the coding sequence ATGAATATAAGCATAGTAATTCCCTTACTTAACGAAGAAGAATCACTAAAAGAACTACATGATTGGATTGTGCAAGTAATGCAATCCAATCATTTTTTATACGAAATTCTGTTTATAGATGATGGAAGCACTGATACTTCTTGGAATGTCATCTCAGAGCTTTCCCGAACAAATCCTTGTGTAAAAGGGATCCGATTTTTAAAAAACTTTGGCAAATCGCAAGCCTTACACGCCGGTTTTAAAGCTGCAAAAGGTGATGTGATTATTACTATGGATGCCGATCTACAGGATAATCCAGAAGAAATCAGCGAATTATACAAACTCATCAAAGAGGAAAATTATGATCTGGTCTCAGGGTGGAAAAAAAAGAGATATGATTCCATTCTCTCCAAAAACTTGCCTTCCAAGTTGTTCAATTGGGCAGCGAGAAGAACCTCAGGGGTAAAACTCCATGATTTTAATTGTGGCCTAAAGGCCTACAAAAAAGAGGTGGTAAAAAATATTGAGGTTTCCGGAGAAATGCACCGCTACATTCCAGTATTGGCCAAAAGTGCAGGGTTTTCCAGGATTGGGGAAAAAATTGTGCAGCACCAAGCCAGAAAATACGGCAAAACAAAATTTGGCATGGAACGCTTCATCAACGGATTTCTTGATTTAATCACTATATGGTTCGTATCAAAATTTGGCAAGCGTCCCATGCACCTTTTCGGGGCCCTCGGAGTAATGATGTTTATCATAGGTCTTGGCTTTGCAACCTACCTTGGGATTGATAAACTTTTTATTCACCCCACAGGGCGACTGATTGCGGAACGCCCACAGTTTTTTATCGCTCTAACCGCTATGATCATAGGTACCCAGTTATTTTTAGCTGGTTTCCTGGGTGAAATAATGGTTCGAAACCGAAAGAACGAAACCCGCTATACCATCTCAGAAGAATTGAACCTAATCAAAGATTAA
- a CDS encoding phospho-sugar mutase translates to MDSILNTAKSWLTDFFDADTKKEIENLIQTNTEELKDRFYKDLEFGTGGMRGVMGVGTNRINKYTLGKNTQGLSNYLKKVYPNETLKVVIAYDCRHNSDTLAKTVADVFAANGIKVFLFSELRTTPALSFAVKYLNCHAGIVLTASHNPPEYNGYKVYWTDGGQIVPPQDGEIISEINKLSFEDIKFEADENLIQLIDKEVDEAFISASVKNGNFNARGKDDFKIVFTSLHGTSITAIPEVLKRAGYKNVTIIEEQAIPDGNFPTVKSPNPEEPEALNMAIEKAEEIGADMVVGTDPDSDRLGIAVRNLEGKMELLNGNQTMVLMTKFLLDQRKAQGMEGNEFIASTIVSTPMMPALADAYGVECKTALTGFKWIAKMIKDFPNQHFVGGGEESFGFMVGDFVRDKDAVTATLLACEIGANAKANGSSFYEDLIDCYVDFGFYKEKLVSLTKKGITGAQEIKQMMIDYKNNPVQSIDGSKVIFVDDYNTSTKKNMVTGETTTIDIPKSNVLIYTTEDGTIMAARPSGTEPKIKFYFSINATLDKASDFKKVDAQLDEKINRILKELNLN, encoded by the coding sequence ATGGATTCCATACTCAACACCGCAAAAAGTTGGTTAACCGATTTTTTTGATGCCGATACGAAAAAAGAAATAGAAAATCTTATACAGACAAATACTGAAGAACTAAAGGACCGGTTTTACAAAGACCTGGAATTTGGCACTGGGGGTATGAGGGGCGTAATGGGCGTTGGCACCAATAGGATCAACAAATATACCTTGGGGAAAAACACCCAAGGATTGAGCAACTATCTTAAAAAGGTGTACCCAAATGAGACCCTAAAAGTAGTGATCGCCTATGATTGCAGACACAATAGCGACACCTTGGCCAAAACGGTAGCAGATGTATTTGCAGCCAACGGCATTAAGGTATTTTTGTTCTCTGAATTAAGGACCACCCCTGCCCTATCTTTCGCAGTAAAATATTTGAACTGCCATGCGGGCATCGTTTTAACAGCTTCCCATAATCCACCGGAATACAACGGGTATAAAGTGTATTGGACAGACGGCGGACAAATTGTTCCCCCTCAGGATGGAGAGATTATCTCAGAGATCAATAAATTATCTTTCGAGGATATTAAATTCGAGGCCGATGAGAACTTGATCCAATTGATAGATAAAGAGGTTGATGAGGCTTTTATCTCAGCATCCGTAAAAAATGGAAACTTTAACGCCAGGGGGAAAGATGATTTTAAAATTGTTTTCACTTCTTTACACGGTACGTCTATAACTGCCATCCCCGAAGTTTTAAAAAGGGCTGGTTACAAAAATGTGACCATTATTGAAGAGCAGGCGATACCTGATGGAAACTTTCCAACAGTTAAATCTCCAAACCCTGAAGAACCGGAGGCCTTGAACATGGCGATAGAAAAGGCCGAAGAAATTGGCGCAGATATGGTAGTGGGCACCGATCCAGATAGTGACCGATTGGGCATCGCAGTGAGAAACCTAGAAGGCAAAATGGAATTGTTGAACGGGAACCAGACCATGGTGCTAATGACCAAATTTTTATTGGATCAGCGCAAGGCCCAAGGAATGGAAGGCAATGAATTTATAGCCTCCACCATTGTATCTACCCCTATGATGCCCGCCTTGGCAGATGCCTATGGCGTAGAGTGCAAGACTGCTTTAACGGGATTCAAGTGGATCGCTAAAATGATCAAGGATTTTCCAAACCAGCACTTTGTTGGTGGAGGGGAAGAAAGTTTTGGATTTATGGTGGGCGATTTTGTTCGTGACAAGGACGCCGTTACCGCTACCCTCTTGGCCTGTGAAATTGGCGCTAATGCCAAAGCCAATGGCAGTTCTTTCTACGAGGATTTGATAGATTGTTATGTGGATTTTGGTTTCTATAAGGAGAAATTGGTTTCCTTGACCAAAAAGGGAATCACTGGGGCCCAGGAAATAAAACAGATGATGATAGATTACAAAAACAATCCTGTACAGTCCATAGACGGATCCAAGGTTATTTTTGTGGACGATTACAATACATCCACCAAAAAAAATATGGTGACCGGTGAGACTACAACTATAGACATCCCTAAATCCAATGTATTGATCTATACCACCGAGGACGGGACAATTATGGCTGCCAGACCCAGCGGAACGGAGCCTAAAATAAAATTCTATTTCAGCATCAATGCAACCCTGGATAAGGCAAGTGATTTTAAAAAGGTGGATGCCCAATTGGACGAAAAGATCAACAGAATCTTAAAAGAACTGAACCTCAATTAA